One genomic segment of Andreesenia angusta includes these proteins:
- a CDS encoding M20/M25/M40 family metallo-hydrolase — MIDRERLLNRFLRYVQIDSETGNELEMAELLSAELSALGLRVDRDDAGEKSNSNGYNVYGFLAGDSESEPILLSAHMDTVSPGAGVVPVVESGVVRSDGSTVLGGDDKSGIAIIMECIETIVEKNIERRPIEVVFTICEEGGLNGAKNLDVSKLSAKHGIAIDSGGPIGTIYNSGPSQDSFHVKIIGKTAHAGMEPEKGVSAIGIAAEAISSMPLYRVDEDTTANIGTISGGVATNIIASDVVITAEARSKYNEKLDPQSETMKRIFEDTASEMGGKAVVNVKREYGAFNVPESQPFVSELKDAFSRAGFDPVCKYVGGGGDANIYFEHGINVVNISSGMTDVHTVKESIRIEDMYSCSKVLLDFLASIL; from the coding sequence ATGATAGACAGAGAAAGACTTTTAAATAGATTTTTAAGATATGTTCAAATAGACAGCGAAACCGGAAACGAGCTAGAGATGGCAGAGCTGCTTTCAGCTGAGCTTTCAGCGCTTGGATTAAGAGTGGATAGAGATGACGCCGGTGAAAAATCAAACAGCAACGGATACAATGTATACGGCTTTCTAGCGGGCGATTCAGAGTCTGAGCCTATACTACTCTCGGCCCATATGGACACTGTATCTCCCGGAGCGGGAGTGGTGCCAGTTGTGGAAAGCGGAGTGGTGAGATCAGACGGATCCACAGTGCTCGGTGGCGATGACAAGAGCGGAATAGCCATAATAATGGAGTGCATCGAGACCATAGTGGAAAAAAATATAGAGAGACGACCGATAGAAGTCGTTTTCACCATCTGTGAAGAGGGGGGGCTGAATGGAGCCAAGAACCTGGATGTATCTAAGCTGAGCGCCAAGCATGGAATTGCAATAGACTCCGGTGGCCCTATAGGCACTATATACAACAGCGGCCCTTCCCAGGACAGCTTTCATGTCAAGATCATCGGGAAAACGGCCCATGCCGGAATGGAACCTGAAAAAGGAGTTAGCGCCATAGGGATAGCTGCAGAGGCCATTTCGTCCATGCCCCTCTACAGGGTAGACGAAGACACTACAGCCAATATAGGTACAATTTCGGGAGGAGTCGCTACAAATATAATAGCTTCAGATGTGGTCATAACCGCGGAAGCTAGAAGCAAATACAACGAAAAGCTAGACCCCCAAAGCGAGACTATGAAGCGCATATTCGAAGATACGGCATCAGAAATGGGCGGGAAGGCCGTAGTGAATGTCAAGAGGGAGTACGGCGCTTTCAATGTCCCAGAAAGTCAACCGTTTGTATCGGAGCTGAAAGACGCTTTTTCTAGAGCCGGATTCGACCCGGTGTGCAAGTATGTAGGTGGCGGCGGCGATGCAAATATCTACTTTGAGCACGGAATAAATGTGGTGAACATATCCTCGGGAATGACAGATGTCCACACTGTAAAAGAGTCTATAAGAATTGAAGATATGTACAGTTGTTCTAAAGTCTTGCTTGACTTTTTAGCTTCCATATTGTAG
- the htpG gene encoding molecular chaperone HtpG: MKQFQAESKRLLDLMINSIYTHKEIFLRELISNASDAIDKIYYKSLTDESLEFSPESYSIKLVPDKSSRTLKIVDTGIGMTESELEESLGIIAKSGSHAFKSENELKDGYDIIGQFGVGFYSAFMVADKVTVVSKALGSEQAYRWESEGAEGYTIEPCEKESVGTEITLSIKENTEDENYDEYLDKYRLRQIVKKYSDFIRYPIVMEMEKSKLKEGSEDEYENYVEEETVNSMVPIWKKNKSELSDKDYENFYSEKHYGFDKPLMHIHTSVEGAVSYNAILYIPESVPFDFYTPEYEKGLELYSSGVMIMSRCADLLPDYFSFVKGLVDSEDLSLNISREMLQHDRQLKLIAKNIKNKIRNELKSLLKNDREKYESFYKSFGRQLKFGVYSDFGANKKDLEELLLFPSSKDKSLVSLKEYLDRKPEDQKYIYYATGESLERIEKLPQTEMVLDKGYEILYFTDEVDEFAIKMMRSYGDVEFKSVSSSDLGIEGEDEIKDDDTEHKDMYEKMKEILGDRVSSVKSSSRLKSHPVCFSSEGDISVEMEKVLNAMPSGEKVKAEKVLEINTGHSVFSSLENAFKSDQEKFALYTELLYSQAVLIDGLSVGDPVEFADNICKLMV; this comes from the coding sequence GTGAAACAGTTTCAAGCCGAATCCAAAAGACTTCTGGATTTAATGATCAATTCAATCTACACCCACAAGGAGATCTTCCTAAGGGAGCTTATCTCAAACGCAAGCGACGCCATAGACAAGATATACTACAAGTCGCTTACAGACGAGAGCCTGGAGTTCAGTCCTGAAAGCTACTCTATAAAGCTCGTTCCAGACAAGAGCTCTAGAACTCTTAAAATTGTAGACACAGGTATAGGCATGACGGAAAGCGAGCTCGAGGAGAGCCTGGGAATCATAGCCAAGAGCGGTTCTCACGCATTCAAGAGCGAGAACGAGCTGAAAGACGGCTACGACATAATAGGACAATTCGGGGTTGGATTCTACTCCGCCTTTATGGTGGCAGACAAGGTTACCGTGGTCTCCAAGGCGCTGGGCAGCGAACAGGCCTACAGATGGGAGTCTGAAGGAGCTGAGGGCTACACAATAGAGCCTTGTGAAAAAGAGTCTGTGGGAACCGAGATAACACTTTCCATAAAGGAGAACACAGAAGACGAGAACTACGACGAATACCTCGACAAGTACAGACTAAGACAGATAGTCAAGAAGTACTCGGACTTTATAAGATACCCTATAGTTATGGAGATGGAGAAGTCCAAACTGAAAGAAGGCTCGGAAGACGAGTACGAGAACTATGTCGAAGAAGAGACAGTAAACAGCATGGTGCCTATCTGGAAGAAGAACAAGAGCGAACTCAGCGACAAGGACTACGAAAATTTCTACTCAGAGAAGCACTACGGATTCGACAAGCCTCTTATGCATATACACACAAGCGTAGAAGGGGCTGTCAGCTACAATGCGATACTCTACATTCCTGAGAGCGTGCCTTTCGACTTCTACACACCTGAGTATGAAAAAGGGCTTGAGCTCTACTCTAGCGGCGTGATGATAATGAGCAGATGTGCAGATTTGCTTCCAGACTACTTCAGCTTTGTTAAGGGCCTTGTGGACTCTGAAGACCTATCTCTGAACATATCTAGAGAGATGCTGCAGCATGACAGACAGCTGAAGCTCATAGCCAAAAACATCAAGAACAAGATAAGAAATGAGCTTAAGTCTCTGCTCAAGAACGACAGGGAGAAGTACGAATCTTTCTACAAGTCATTTGGAAGACAGCTCAAGTTCGGAGTATACAGCGATTTCGGAGCCAACAAAAAAGACCTAGAGGAACTGCTTCTGTTCCCGTCTTCAAAAGACAAGTCGCTTGTGTCGCTTAAAGAGTACCTTGACAGAAAACCTGAAGACCAGAAGTATATCTACTACGCAACTGGGGAGTCTTTGGAGAGGATAGAGAAGCTTCCTCAGACTGAGATGGTCCTAGACAAGGGGTACGAGATACTCTACTTTACAGATGAAGTAGACGAGTTCGCCATAAAGATGATGCGCTCTTACGGAGACGTGGAGTTTAAGTCTGTCTCAAGCAGCGACCTTGGAATAGAAGGCGAAGACGAGATCAAAGACGACGACACTGAGCACAAGGACATGTACGAAAAGATGAAAGAGATACTGGGCGACAGAGTCAGCTCTGTAAAGTCGTCTTCAAGGCTTAAGAGCCACCCTGTATGCTTCTCTAGCGAGGGAGATATCTCTGTCGAGATGGAGAAAGTGCTTAACGCTATGCCTTCTGGTGAAAAGGTGAAGGCTGAGAAAGTGTTGGAGATAAACACAGGCCACAGTGTTTTCAGCTCGCTTGAAAATGCTTTCAAGTCAGACCAGGAGAAATTTGCCCTCTACACAGAACTGCTGTACAGCCAAGCTGTGCTTATAGATGGGCTTTCAGTTGGAGACCCTGTGGAATTTGCAGACAATATATGCAAGCTTATGGTTTAA
- a CDS encoding response regulator transcription factor — MHRILVVDDEEKIRELIKKYAEFEGYSVCEAGNGIEAIEILGRESIDLIVLDVMMPELDGFSTCKEIRKTSDVPVIMLSARGEEYDRIHGFELGVDDYVVKPFSPKELMMRVGAVIGRGRKSELAREKFECDGLEVDFTARTAKLDGVRIDLSPKEYELLSYMVKNRNIALTREKLITEVWGYDFYGDDRTLDTHIKLLRKRLGDCSKHIVTLRGVGYRFETEGA; from the coding sequence ATGCACAGGATACTTGTAGTGGACGATGAGGAGAAGATAAGAGAGCTTATAAAAAAATACGCGGAGTTCGAGGGATACAGCGTATGCGAAGCTGGAAATGGGATAGAGGCCATAGAGATATTAGGGCGCGAAAGCATAGATTTGATTGTGCTAGACGTAATGATGCCGGAGCTAGACGGATTTTCGACTTGCAAGGAGATAAGGAAGACCTCGGACGTTCCGGTCATAATGCTTTCGGCCAGAGGCGAGGAGTACGACAGGATACACGGGTTCGAGCTTGGAGTGGACGACTACGTAGTGAAGCCCTTCTCGCCGAAAGAGCTGATGATGAGAGTTGGAGCTGTTATAGGGCGGGGAAGGAAGTCGGAGCTGGCCAGAGAGAAATTTGAATGCGATGGGCTGGAGGTCGACTTCACAGCCAGGACAGCCAAGCTTGACGGTGTCAGAATAGACCTTTCTCCAAAGGAGTATGAGCTGCTGTCCTACATGGTTAAAAACAGGAATATAGCACTTACAAGAGAGAAGCTTATAACAGAGGTATGGGGGTACGATTTCTATGGTGACGACAGGACACTTGACACCCATATAAAGCTGCTTAGAAAAAGGCTTGGGGACTGCAGCAAGCACATAGTCACACTGAGAGGAGTGGGTTATAGGTTTGAGACGGAAGGAGCTTAG
- a CDS encoding sensor histidine kinase — protein MYLTCFVMFITAILWVVQTVFLDEFYERIKVKSVLETAEYVESEFESENLEAIVDEVSLQEEVSVSIVGQDGSLFIRSDRSHDSVLEKLSSEEIGKIYMQAVESEEGVLKSYQFLKPEPLGVREEAPQKGEVKSIVYANVVEDSSGQKQMLFVDSVITPIDTTVSTLRTQLLYVTGMLVVAAAGLAILLSKKIADPLMRINDAAKTIVDAGQDVRFEGSGYREVVELGDTLNSAVEELSKAEKLQRELVANISHDLKTPLTMIIGYSEAMRDLPGENTPENMQVVIDEANRLNRLVTDVLSISKIQSGTESLELTRVNLTELIERTIDRCSKLTESKGYSIEFLAEEDAWVYADELKISQVIYNLLGNAITHTGEDNRIKVVQSISKDKVKVSVVDSGEGIPKDQLGNIWERYYKLDKVHKRARIGTGLGLSIVKSVVEMHGGSCGVDSEEGKGSEFWFELGGGKLE, from the coding sequence TTGTACTTGACTTGTTTTGTGATGTTTATAACGGCCATTCTATGGGTTGTGCAGACTGTGTTTTTAGACGAGTTCTACGAACGAATAAAGGTAAAGAGCGTTCTAGAAACAGCGGAATATGTTGAGTCTGAATTTGAATCTGAAAATCTAGAGGCCATTGTAGATGAGGTATCGCTTCAGGAAGAAGTCTCTGTAAGCATAGTGGGTCAGGACGGGAGTCTCTTTATAAGGTCGGATAGGTCGCACGACTCTGTGCTGGAAAAGCTTTCAAGCGAAGAGATTGGGAAGATATATATGCAGGCTGTAGAATCTGAAGAAGGAGTGCTGAAGAGCTATCAGTTTTTAAAGCCAGAGCCCTTAGGGGTAAGAGAAGAAGCCCCTCAAAAAGGAGAAGTGAAGAGCATAGTGTATGCAAACGTAGTAGAGGACAGCTCAGGACAGAAGCAGATGCTGTTCGTGGACTCTGTGATAACTCCAATAGACACCACCGTGTCTACTCTGAGGACACAGCTGCTCTATGTAACGGGAATGCTCGTAGTTGCCGCCGCAGGACTCGCGATACTGCTTTCAAAGAAGATAGCAGACCCGCTGATGAGAATAAACGATGCGGCCAAGACTATAGTAGATGCCGGGCAAGATGTGAGATTCGAGGGCTCAGGCTACAGAGAGGTTGTGGAGCTTGGAGATACACTCAACAGCGCAGTGGAGGAGCTTTCGAAGGCCGAGAAGCTACAGCGAGAGTTGGTGGCGAATATATCTCACGACTTAAAGACTCCTCTGACCATGATAATAGGATACAGCGAGGCCATGAGGGATCTTCCGGGGGAGAACACGCCTGAAAACATGCAGGTGGTTATAGACGAGGCAAACAGGCTGAACAGGCTTGTGACAGATGTGCTGAGCATATCCAAGATACAGTCTGGAACAGAGAGCCTTGAGCTGACAAGAGTAAACTTGACTGAACTTATAGAGAGGACCATAGACAGATGCTCGAAGCTGACAGAGTCCAAGGGGTACAGCATAGAGTTTTTAGCTGAAGAGGACGCTTGGGTTTACGCAGACGAACTCAAGATATCTCAGGTGATATACAATCTGCTGGGAAACGCCATAACACATACAGGGGAGGACAACAGGATAAAGGTTGTTCAGAGTATATCGAAAGATAAAGTTAAAGTTTCTGTAGTGGACAGCGGAGAGGGCATACCGAAGGATCAGCTAGGGAATATATGGGAAAGATACTACAAGCTTGACAAGGTGCACAAGAGGGCAAGAATAGGCACAGGACTTGGACTTTCAATAGTAAAGTC
- a CDS encoding hemolysin family protein, which translates to MESDPEQNSLIFRFALILFLTAVNAFFASAEMAMVSLNRNRLTSLAKKGNKKAVLLEKLLSEPTKFLSTIQVGITLAGFFSSASAATGISGVFGEFLGGFGIPYGTQIAFVVVTVLLSYVTLVFGELYPKRLALQNSEKIAMFSVKPIMVVYKIAMPFVKLLSISTSLLIRLTGMETKGLEEKVSREEIRSLIGVGQEHGVINETEREMIDSIFRFDDKIAKTVMTPRTEVFMLDLDMPYSDYVDSIVSEKHSRIPVYRGDIDNIIGILNLKDFLTEAYELGFENVDIEKIMRPPYFVPERKYIDDLFKELQASNTHIAVLIDEYGGFSGIVTVEDLLEEIVGEIYDEFDEEDSNIKKISESEYLIRGLATVEDLNELLHLNLNEDSEEYDTLGGLLLHLIEYIPEPGEKKTVEYKNLLFDIALVKDNRIELVKLTILPDRDSKESAKGTSPTE; encoded by the coding sequence ATGGAATCTGACCCTGAACAGAATAGTTTGATATTTCGATTTGCGCTAATATTATTTCTCACAGCAGTCAATGCGTTTTTCGCCTCAGCCGAAATGGCCATGGTTTCTTTGAACAGAAATAGACTGACGTCATTGGCCAAAAAAGGCAATAAAAAGGCGGTCTTGCTTGAAAAGCTTCTGTCTGAGCCGACTAAGTTTCTTTCCACAATACAGGTCGGAATAACTCTGGCTGGCTTTTTTTCAAGTGCGTCAGCAGCTACTGGTATTTCCGGAGTTTTCGGGGAGTTCCTCGGAGGTTTTGGGATACCTTACGGGACTCAAATAGCCTTTGTGGTCGTCACAGTTCTGCTTTCATATGTGACTCTCGTGTTTGGAGAGCTATACCCCAAGAGGCTCGCACTTCAAAATTCAGAGAAAATTGCGATGTTCTCTGTCAAGCCCATCATGGTAGTATATAAAATCGCCATGCCATTTGTAAAGCTACTTTCAATTTCAACCAGCCTGCTGATAAGGCTGACCGGCATGGAGACCAAGGGGCTTGAAGAGAAGGTCTCTCGTGAAGAAATTCGCTCTCTTATAGGAGTAGGTCAGGAGCATGGTGTGATAAACGAGACTGAGCGAGAAATGATAGACAGCATCTTCAGATTTGACGACAAGATCGCCAAGACGGTTATGACTCCCAGGACAGAGGTATTTATGCTGGACTTGGATATGCCCTACAGCGACTATGTCGACTCCATTGTAAGCGAAAAACATTCCAGAATACCTGTCTACCGTGGCGATATAGACAATATAATCGGGATTCTCAACTTAAAGGATTTCTTGACAGAAGCCTATGAGCTCGGCTTTGAAAACGTAGATATCGAGAAGATTATGAGGCCGCCTTATTTTGTGCCTGAGCGAAAGTATATAGACGATCTGTTTAAAGAGCTTCAGGCATCTAACACCCATATAGCTGTGCTTATAGACGAGTACGGCGGATTCTCTGGCATAGTCACCGTAGAGGATCTGCTTGAAGAGATTGTCGGAGAAATCTATGACGAATTCGACGAGGAAGACTCCAACATAAAGAAGATTTCGGAAAGCGAGTATCTTATCCGGGGTCTTGCCACTGTAGAGGATTTAAATGAGCTGCTGCATCTCAACTTGAATGAAGACTCAGAGGAGTACGACACTTTGGGTGGGCTATTACTTCACCTCATAGAGTATATCCCGGAGCCAGGCGAGAAAAAAACTGTGGAATACAAGAATCTGCTTTTCGATATAGCTTTGGTAAAAGACAACAGGATAGAGCTTGTAAAGCTCACTATACTGCCTGATAGGGATTCAAAGGAATCTGCCAAAGGTACGAGCCCGACTGAATAG
- a CDS encoding zinc ribbon domain-containing protein: MGLFDKLSNMAKDATDKASDLLEIQKLNSRISEEKNKITRSKQQIGEYYWKEFENGVALEPEPSEHCRQIAQANEQIKVIEAQIESIKADGAGGENTVRMETKPCPSCGNNVEVGKKFCPECGYNMESEVNSEVAAEPAGSSAKCPSCGSEIESGLKFCPECGQKLD, translated from the coding sequence ATGGGTTTATTTGATAAACTAAGCAATATGGCTAAAGATGCAACTGACAAGGCAAGCGATCTTCTGGAGATACAGAAGCTTAACTCCAGGATAAGCGAAGAAAAAAACAAGATAACAAGGTCGAAGCAGCAGATAGGGGAGTACTACTGGAAAGAGTTCGAAAACGGCGTGGCGTTGGAGCCTGAGCCTTCAGAGCACTGCAGACAGATAGCACAGGCGAATGAGCAGATAAAGGTTATAGAAGCTCAGATAGAATCCATAAAAGCCGATGGAGCAGGGGGAGAAAACACGGTCAGAATGGAGACGAAACCTTGCCCTTCATGCGGAAACAATGTGGAGGTTGGAAAGAAGTTCTGTCCGGAATGCGGGTATAATATGGAGAGTGAAGTGAATTCCGAAGTGGCGGCAGAGCCAGCAGGAAGTTCGGCGAAATGTCCAAGCTGCGGCTCGGAGATTGAAAGTGGGCTTAAATTCTGCCCGGAATGTGGACAAAAACTAGACTAG
- a CDS encoding TIGR00266 family protein, translated as MKCNNCGANIADNAKFCGECGAKVVSGPQGNFKQADEIDYVIYGDDMQLVEIELDPGESVVAEAGGMTYMEPDIKMDTIFGDGSGTDDGKGLMGKLMGAGKRVLTGESLFMTSFQNMGPGKSHVAFAAPYPGKIIPVEIKEFGTSLICQKDAFLCAAKGISVGIHLNKRIGSGLFGGEGFIMQKLTGDGLAFIHAGGTIVKKELSPGEVLRLDTGCLVAMSETVNYDVAFAGDIKSGLFGGEGLFLATLTGPGHVWIQSLPFSRMADRISKAVGARKGENPGMNNPMGEITRGLGDMFK; from the coding sequence ATGAAATGCAACAACTGTGGAGCAAATATAGCTGACAATGCAAAATTCTGTGGGGAGTGTGGCGCGAAGGTGGTTTCGGGACCGCAGGGAAATTTCAAGCAAGCTGACGAAATAGACTATGTGATATACGGAGACGATATGCAGCTTGTGGAGATAGAGCTAGACCCTGGAGAAAGCGTAGTCGCTGAAGCCGGGGGCATGACGTATATGGAGCCTGACATAAAGATGGACACCATATTCGGAGATGGCAGCGGAACAGACGATGGAAAAGGCCTTATGGGCAAGCTTATGGGTGCAGGAAAAAGAGTACTTACAGGGGAGAGCCTCTTTATGACTTCGTTTCAGAATATGGGGCCTGGAAAGTCGCATGTGGCATTCGCAGCACCTTATCCTGGGAAGATAATACCTGTGGAGATAAAGGAGTTTGGAACTTCCCTCATATGCCAGAAAGATGCCTTTCTATGCGCAGCTAAGGGAATCTCTGTTGGAATTCATCTGAACAAGAGAATAGGCTCCGGTCTCTTCGGTGGAGAAGGCTTTATAATGCAGAAGCTCACAGGGGACGGGCTTGCATTTATACATGCAGGCGGAACGATAGTAAAAAAAGAGCTTTCGCCTGGGGAAGTGTTAAGGCTGGACACAGGATGCCTTGTGGCTATGAGCGAGACTGTAAACTATGACGTCGCATTTGCTGGAGACATAAAGAGCGGTCTCTTTGGAGGGGAAGGGCTTTTTCTGGCTACTCTTACAGGGCCAGGACATGTATGGATACAGTCGCTGCCTTTCAGCAGGATGGCCGATAGGATTTCAAAAGCCGTTGGAGCCAGAAAGGGAGAGAACCCAGGCATGAACAATCCCATGGGCGAGATAACTAGAGGGCTTGGAGATATGTTCAAGTAG
- a CDS encoding ABC transporter ATP-binding protein has product MKAIEVEGLSKNFGESRVLDSLTFSIPQGEIFGFLGPNGSGKTTAVRVINGILEKTEGRVNIHGIDVRENVAEAHRISGVMTETASSYENLTAWENLDFFGKLYSMEKSEISSRSEELLNTLGLYEHKDKKVKAYSTGMKKRMSLARALLHSPKVLFLDEPTSGLDPESARSVSHMIKRLAKEHGVTVFLCTHQLKYAEEICSLYGFLNKGRLIGFGTFEELLKEKNSGIHLNIRGDNLPSEYRGYLDEESGIYRLPISGDKEASGIVNAIVSAGGDIYEADQSHWSLEDLYFAYQGGEKK; this is encoded by the coding sequence TTGAAGGCTATAGAAGTGGAAGGCCTAAGCAAAAATTTTGGAGAGTCTAGGGTTCTAGACTCTCTTACATTCAGCATACCGCAAGGAGAGATATTTGGATTTCTAGGCCCCAATGGATCTGGAAAGACTACAGCGGTAAGGGTTATAAACGGAATTCTGGAGAAGACTGAAGGAAGAGTGAATATCCACGGGATAGACGTCAGAGAGAATGTGGCAGAAGCGCATAGGATTTCAGGGGTGATGACGGAGACGGCATCATCCTATGAAAATCTCACAGCGTGGGAGAATCTGGACTTTTTCGGCAAGCTATATTCCATGGAGAAGTCGGAAATATCCAGCCGGAGCGAAGAGCTTCTAAATACGCTTGGGCTATATGAGCACAAAGACAAGAAAGTCAAGGCTTACAGCACAGGTATGAAGAAGAGGATGTCCTTGGCGAGGGCGCTGCTTCACAGCCCCAAGGTGCTTTTTCTAGACGAGCCTACTTCGGGGCTTGACCCTGAAAGCGCAAGAAGTGTCTCGCATATGATAAAAAGGCTTGCAAAAGAGCATGGAGTGACTGTGTTTCTATGCACACATCAGCTTAAGTACGCCGAGGAGATATGTTCTCTCTACGGCTTTCTGAACAAGGGAAGGCTTATAGGCTTCGGGACATTTGAAGAGCTCTTGAAGGAAAAAAACAGCGGAATACACTTAAACATAAGAGGGGATAACTTGCCATCTGAATACAGAGGATACTTGGATGAGGAGAGCGGAATTTACAGATTGCCCATTTCCGGAGACAAGGAAGCCTCTGGCATAGTCAATGCGATAGTAAGTGCTGGCGGAGATATATATGAGGCCGACCAGTCGCATTGGAGTTTAGAGGACCTCTACTTTGCATATCAAGGTGGTGAGAAAAAATGA
- a CDS encoding ABC transporter permease, with protein sequence MNSAQKAMIYKDVKEVIGNKMMLLPMLIVPIVFVVIFPVVIFATAELGAGEMGDLKPMLSLLDPSEVFESDVQLLIYLTVNYIFPVFFILIPIMTSSILGASSFVGEKERKTLETLLYTPMSIKELFFSKVVSTFVPAYGVTLASFVVFGAIVNVGGWRYFESLIFPNAKWIITILLISPAVALLGIIFMVIVSARVSTFQEAQQMSGFVVIPVVMLIVGQTTGLFLLNEIILLTIGVAVAVADYFLIKVATRKFTAEKLID encoded by the coding sequence ATGAATTCTGCTCAAAAAGCTATGATATACAAGGATGTAAAAGAGGTAATTGGAAACAAGATGATGCTGCTTCCAATGCTAATAGTTCCGATTGTATTTGTGGTTATATTTCCCGTAGTCATATTTGCGACAGCTGAGCTTGGCGCTGGAGAGATGGGAGATTTGAAGCCCATGCTATCGCTTCTAGATCCATCGGAGGTCTTTGAAAGCGATGTGCAGCTGCTGATATACCTGACCGTAAACTACATCTTTCCTGTGTTCTTTATTTTGATACCTATAATGACCTCTAGCATACTAGGAGCGAGCAGCTTTGTGGGAGAAAAAGAGCGAAAGACGCTGGAGACACTTCTCTATACGCCTATGAGCATAAAAGAGCTTTTCTTTTCAAAGGTAGTCTCCACTTTTGTGCCTGCATATGGGGTGACGCTAGCTTCTTTTGTGGTCTTCGGAGCTATAGTCAACGTGGGGGGATGGAGATACTTTGAGAGCCTCATATTTCCAAATGCGAAGTGGATAATAACGATACTTCTGATATCTCCGGCGGTAGCGCTTCTAGGCATAATATTTATGGTGATAGTCTCTGCAAGAGTGAGCACTTTTCAGGAAGCGCAGCAGATGAGTGGGTTCGTAGTCATTCCAGTTGTGATGCTTATAGTGGGGCAGACTACAGGGCTGTTTTTGCTAAACGAAATAATACTGCTGACTATTGGAGTGGCAGTAGCCGTTGCCGACTACTTTTTGATAAAGGTTGCAACAAGAAAGTTTACAGCTGAAAAGCTTATAGACTAA